The DNA sequence tacTACTCTCGCTTTCTAGTATTATCACTAGTTACTCCACTATTCAGTAGTCCAAACACTGCGATGGGatgtttttgctgctgctgctgctgcgctgTCCGTGACAGTCACGATTTAAAATATGCCACACCGGATCGTGTACCGCCTGATGGGGAACTCTTCCCATGGTATATACAAAATAGACAAGGACTTTGGCTTCATTTTCGTGACTGGCCACCACCGCGGGATGTACCGAATGTACGCGGCGTACTTTTTATTGTGAGTGGACTTGGTGAGCATACCGCCCGTTACGGTGGTGTGGGCCGTTATTTTTCCCGTGAAGGGTTCCATGTGTTTTGTATGGACAACCAAGGCGCTGGTGCAAGTGAGGGCGCAAGATTGTACGTTTCGGACTTTGATGATTTTATTGTtgacttttttctcttcaagAGGCATGTATTTTCCCTCTATCCGGAATATGAAGCACTACCCCGGTTCCTGTTGGGCCATTCCATGGGTGGACTCATAGCTACTCATGTCTCCCTTCGTGATCCTACCGGGTTTACGGGGTTTATTTTCAGTGGACCGGCATTAAAACCCCATCCGAAGCTTGCTTCATGTTTCAAGCAGTGTTGTGTGGGTTTAATGTCAAGTTGTGTGCCTAAATTTGGTGTAGGAAGCATAGATCCCAAATCAGTGAGTACAAATCGTCAAGTGGTAGAGTTGTTAGAACAAGATCCCCTTAACTTTGATGCTAAGTTAACGGCACGGTGGGGTAAAACAATGCTTGACGCTATGGAATCTGTATGGACGCAGGTAGAAAGGGCAACATACCCGGTACTGATTTTACATGGCGCGAAGGATGCTTTATGTCCAATTAGTGGTTCACGGAAGTTCCTTGAATCCGTGCCAACTACGGACAAACAGTTGATTGAATACCCTGGTTTAGGTCATGAAGTGTTGACGGAAGTGCGCTGGAGGGAAGTACTTGGTGACATTTTAAAGTTTATTAATGCACACTGTAAATAGaatcttgtttgtttgttttttgttttgattctTTCTGAGGCTATTTGTTCTTCTCCCTTCACGTGCGATGTGTCTCCCGCcgtgcattttcttttcttctcttctcttctctttttggttttggttttgtttacttttgtgTTCAATGCGGGTTGCCATGCTGTCTTTGTGTGTCTgtgcgtttcttttttttttttgtctgtctgtgtgtgtgtttcttccAGGTTTTGCATTTCTATTGTAGGTGAAAATACCCGTACCCCGTTCCGCTTCCTCgcagtggtggtgttgtATTTAATATTTGTAGTTATCGATATGTGCGGCATGACACAGATCTCATGCGCACCGAATTGAACAAtaaaggaggagaggaaaaggaaaataataaaaaaaaagaaaccaacgaaaacaactggcaagaggggaaaaattaaaagaaaaaaaaagggatcagaaaagaaaagaggaatgaagggaagagagaagaagGTATGGAGGAGGGGGGCGCTTCATATATGATATGTTTAGTTATTGTGTACCTCCTTTAAGCAGTGGTCACTCTAACTCTTTTAGTTGCGGTGGGTgtgcgtttctttttctttttttttttcgttattcTTATTTCCTTATCTTGTTGCCTTGATACGTTTCCATTCTTTTTGCGTTGTAAATATTTGGACGCCATGtgatttttactttttttttttacttttttgccTCCCAAGGTGTGTATTTGGAGGAAGTTGTAGTGCTGAAAATGTTTGTGTGCCTTCATGTAGCGatgctttgttttcccctttcattaTTCTCCAGATGTATTCACTACTTCACCCCTTTCTGTCTTTTGtagtcattattattattaataataataaatattattattatatgaaTAAATTACATAGGAACAGCACTTCTCTACAGTACTAGTCAGCTTTATTTTCCGACCCACAGTTTGGTGATTTTGTGCTGACCGAAAGGTTAAATGAAGGTTCCcatgttttattattatttttgtttattttcatgATATTGAAATGGTGCGGCCGGATATCATTTGGAGACGTGTGAATTGTGCGCGTGTAATTGTGTGTGGGGTTCAAACATTACGCGTATGTTATGTCTAACCGATACGTCATTCATTTATCGTAAGAAAAACTCAATGGAACGCAGGCGGTTTGTTACGTGGGAAAGACATGATATGatgagggggggggtggagaagaaaaagaaaaaaagatatggTAAAACCCTGGACGTTAGTTTTCGTTTCCGCTAAAGCAAAAATTCCGTCAAACCAAAAGGATATGAGGTTTGGAAATGAATGGGACGgttgtgctcttttttttttttttttttgtagtaaATAAAATATCTAAGCGGGAATCTCATATAAAAGAATAGATACCAAGCTTCATCACATGTAACGCgtgactgttgttgttacgtccctcttccccctttttttttctttgttaacATTTTTCATTCCTCTTTTACTGATCTGTAACTGAAAGTGTACTGCTTTCATAAAtgtaaccaaaaaaaaaaaacaacaaaagaaaatgcctcaaagcaaacaaaaaagaaagaaagaggtttTGTTgtcaacattttttttttgtttgctttgaggcattttcttttgggtGTAATGGAAGAAAACTGCGTGCGATATCATTTATTAGgcgtggaaaagaaactaatTGAACCCCTCCGATTTCATAAAATCAATTGGAGTTAAGTACTCGCAATGAAAATCATAATTGTTGCAGGTCAAATGCGccatcgaaaaaaaaagaaaaagggaagaataaaaggaagaaaaaaaaataactaaataatgataataatataaacaacgtagaaaaagagggataaTTTATGCATTCAACCTCCTCTTCGTatcatttttcttgtttttattaaGGTTGATGATGCAAAGTATATGCCGCACGTTAATCTTTATGGCtatgattaaaaaaaaaaaagaccgccttatttttttttttaaacgtgATGGAAAtattattgtcatttttttaaaaaaaaacacatttcTGTTGATTGCAAGTTGTTTAGGTtacattctttttgttttccattattttttccccattaattaaataaataaatgtacatatatgtaaATGAATTTCATTGTTGATGTGGCGTTTCATCactttatgttttttttatatgttactattattattattattgtcgtgatctctgctgcttttattattctcttgtCTCTTGTctctgttttcctttttctttctttctttctttgtctgCTTGGAATAGATATagcgggaggaggaaaagggtaaaaaaaagaaaaaaaataatctgACACCTGACATAATTGCATTTTTgttcaacaaaaaataaaacaaaagcaaagtaaCATCAAAAGCGAATAATAACAAACGAGTAAATTAAATAGCGACTGTGTGGAAAGAGAAACAGAGAGGTAGTTGAGAAGGgacttcacttttcttttttttttctttttttggggaggggagggggagtgaaagaaagaaaaattcaaAAGGAAGGATcctgaagaaaagaaagaagaaaaaaaagaaggaaaaaaaatataagacGTATACGGGCGGACATTAAGcaattaaaggaaaaggggtgggaggagggggggaggaaaaacaaagaagaaaataaccaAATAAACCCAAGTAAATATAGATAGAAAAGTATTTCATATACCCAAACGTATGAATAAGATGCACATATTGCCACCACTCCTGGTAGTTACGGCACTGCTTTTTGCTTACAACACCGCTAATGCCGTGACAACTGCAGTTGCGCCACGGGAggtgttttgtgtgcgtgaAGTTGCGCCGCCACACACGCGGGTTACATTTCAGTTTAATGTTATGGACGCCGATGGCCGGGAGATACGGGCAACGTTACATGACCAAAATGGAACAGAACTGACACGTTGGGACAGCGCTTCAACAGGAAATTATGATGTACCCGCAACAGTTGGAGCCACAGTTGCACATGCCTGCTTTGAAAACACGGAATCGGGTGGGACACCAAAACGCATTTCGTTTCACTTCCGTTTTCATGTGGATTATCAATCCGTGGCTGGGCCGGAAGCTTTAGATCCCGTGGAGAGTCTCGTGGAGTCCGTTGCGAAGCGAATGAGAGATGTGGAGGTTAAACAAAAGGATCTTCAGGCAATTCAGCACACGCACCTGGAGATTATTGGTGCAGCGGAGTGGTGGCTGATGCTGTGGAGTTTGTTTCAGGTTGCTTCATTGTTATTGGTGAGTGTCTTCCAACTGCTCTTCTTAAAGCGTTTCTTGGAACGTAAATCATTTGTGTAAAATTGCTGCACTTTTCCTAAAGTGATGAGATTAGATGATTAGGTGAACTTCTCCCATGTTGCGTACTCGTCTGGTGAAGCAAGACGGAGAAACCCCTTAACTAGTTTCTTGATAAAGggttctctctctctttctttctttttctctgtctgcctttctttgtttctctgtttctctttctttctctctctctttctttctctctttctctctctctctctgtgtgtgtgtgtgtgtggatttTGTAGGttttgttccctttcccatttctttgctttctttcgtcttttttattttatttttccatctAAACACTCGTTTCAATTACTGGAAGCCACGTTTCCCCCACCACTACTTCAAACCAGCGACATGATGAATATAatgcaaagaaagggaggggagaatGATGACTAACTAAGTTGCGTTCACTT is a window from the Trypanosoma brucei brucei TREU927 chromosome 8, complete sequence genome containing:
- a CDS encoding monoglyceride lipase, putative: MGCFCCCCCCAVRDSHDLKYATPDRVPPDGELFPWYIQNRQGLWLHFRDWPPPRDVPNVRGVLFIVSGLGEHTARYGGVGRYFSREGFHVFCMDNQGAGASEGARLYVSDFDDFIVDFFLFKRHVFSLYPEYEALPRFLLGHSMGGLIATHVSLRDPTGFTGFIFSGPALKPHPKLASCFKQCCVGLMSSCVPKFGVGSIDPKSVSTNRQVVELLEQDPLNFDAKLTARWGKTMLDAMESVWTQVERATYPVLILHGAKDALCPISGSRKFLESVPTTDKQLIEYPGLGHEVLTEVRWREVLGDILKFINAHCK